GATCGTCCCCACGTTCACGTGCGGCTTACTCCGCTCAAACCGCTCCTTCGCCATGTCTCTCGCTCCTTCGCTGCTGAAAGTTCGTCGTAATCTGGGAGGGATCTGTGTGACAGAGGTGAGGTGGGATGGTCTTCGCTCAGCGGTCGTTTCGTATCCCCTGCTCTCTTCCCAGCGCTCCACTCAGGAGGTGGCAATTGTACGGACTATTTCGCAAGAGTCAACCGGCCTGTGGACCAAGCCGGTATGAAACAGCCCGCGTTTCCCCGCTTTTACCACCGATAGTGGACAAATGCTCTGTTGGCCTCTGCCATCCGATGCGTATCTTCCCGTTTTTTTACCGCCCCACCTCTGTTCTGTGAGGCTTCATACAGCTCTGCGGCGAGCTTTTCTTTCATCCCTTTCTCTGGTCTGCCGCGCGCCGACTGGACCAGCCAGCGCATGGCCAGAGAGTTGCGTCGGACCTGACGGACCTCGACAGGCACCTGGTAGGTCGCTCCGCCGACCCGTCGCGAGCGCACCTCGACAACGGGCCTCACGTTTTCCAAAGCCTTCTTGAAGATCTCCAGAGCCTCTTCGCCACTGCGTGTTGCGCTCAGCTCCATCGCATCGTACAGCATTTTCTCGGCCACCCCTTTTGCGCCATTCTGCATC
This region of Desulfurellaceae bacterium genomic DNA includes:
- the rpsG gene encoding 30S ribosomal protein S7 encodes the protein MPRKGPAPRREVLPDPKYHDTTVSKFVNMMMQNGAKGVAEKMLYDAMELSATRSGEEALEIFKKALENVRPVVEVRSRRVGGATYQVPVEVRQVRRNSLAMRWLVQSARGRPEKGMKEKLAAELYEASQNRGGAVKKREDTHRMAEANRAFVHYRW